Within the Acidobacteriota bacterium genome, the region AACCGAAGGCCATGGAATGCTAAAGAACCGGGTTAGTTCAGACAACCAGTTCCAAATTCAAGCAGTTCAATTTACAAGAGTCTGCTCTCCGATCTTGTACGGTCCACTGCTCACTTCTTGCTGGAAGATGATTTTCCGAAAACCCAGCTTGCGAAACTGGGTTGCCAGATGGTCAAAAACCTGGTCACGCTCGGGTTTGCTCTTTCCGAACAGCGTGATTTTCCCAAAAGTCACAATCACCAGGTTTCTGCGGATTCGTCGAGAGGTCAGAAATTTCGGAAGATTGGCTTCTTTCACCAGTTCGTGTGGATCCCGGAAAGGCTTGACCATTGAAAAACTGGCTTTTTGCGGAAAGTATTCAACCACAAGATCAGCTTTTTCACGCTGGCGGTCACCTTCCAGAGCCCACTCCGGTGGCGGTCCTGGCGGTGCCGGTGGCCCCTGAGGAGGAAGAAAAATCGGCTCATTCTCAGTTGGAAGATGCCGATAAATCGGCTCATGTGGAGTTTGCGTGGCTGCCAGAATTGCAAATACACTAAAGCCAACCGCCAGAATAGCAAGGCGTGGATGGTTCATATTTCCTCCGTAGCTCTCTCAAGAAATACCTTCTCACCACGAAACACACGAAACACACGAAAAAATCAATCCAAATTGAACGGCTTTGTTTTTTCAGTCCACCATCTTCACCTGAATGGTCGCCCCCGGAGGCAAATCTTTGACTTGAAACCGGACATTCCCCGTAAAGCCGATGTGTTCGGCAAGCCGCATGTGAACATAATTCTCAAAGTTATAGTTTCCGCCCAGGACCGGCAACAGTTTGAGTCCGTAGCACTTCCCTGGAGGCAAAACCCCGAGGATCGCCCGGAGCTGGTTCACGGTTGATACCTGCAGCACGGTCTCACGAAACTCCGGTTTTTGGAGCTTTGCCTGAAATTCGGCTTGTGAAGCCGCGACTTTTTCAAGTTTTCCTTCGACTGTTTGCAACCAGTACACTGCACCGCCAGCATCGCTCAGAAAAACGTCTCCGCAGGCCGTAAACCGGAGCGGGCGCAGCCCATCGCCGATCAACCATTTCCATTCCTTCGACAGCGCGGTCATGACCTGCCCATCAGCCTGGACATAAAA harbors:
- a CDS encoding DUF1851 domain-containing protein codes for the protein MGIFDRLFGKALPENTSSDHFYVQADGQVMTALSKEWKWLIGDGLRPLRFTACGDVFLSDAGGAVYWLQTVEGKLEKVAASQAEFQAKLQKPEFRETVLQVSTVNQLRAILGVLPPGKCYGLKLLPVLGGNYNFENYVHMRLAEHIGFTGNVRFQVKDLPPGATIQVKMVD